One segment of Penaeus chinensis breed Huanghai No. 1 chromosome 14, ASM1920278v2, whole genome shotgun sequence DNA contains the following:
- the LOC125032526 gene encoding ubiA prenyltransferase domain-containing protein 1 homolog → MTDMNDQTVTNKKERRGSPLMKLSAYVSALRPWSFSASLMPVLLGCTLAHKATGEFSVVGLITTALTALSVHAAGNVVNTYFDYVKGIDSKKSDDRTLVDQLLSKDEIVTLGVILYSVGCGGFVILTMVTNARLEHLALVYFGGLSSSFLYTGGVGFKYIALGDVLILILFGPMTVLFSYMVQAGHVQWGTILYAVPLALNTEAILHSNNTRDLESDQRAGIVTLAILIGSTASEVLYAIFLFTPYTIFAVWGMKYSPLLFLPLITIPEAFRLERHFRTVSKGPIPKWTAKLNVYLGFLYVLGCALSDSAKLPYVL, encoded by the coding sequence ATGACAGACATGAATGACCAAACTGTAACTAACAAGAAAGAGCGGCGAGGCTCACCCTTAATGAAGTTGTCTGCCTACGTGTCTGCTTTACGTCCATGGTCATTTAGCGCCTCTTTAATGCCAGTGCTGCTGGGATGCACATTGGCTCATAAAGCAACTGGAGAGTTTAGTGTTGTTGGACTTATCACAACTGCACTTACAGCTTTGTCTGTTCATGCTGCAGGCAATGTGGTCAATACTTATTTTGATTACGTGAAGGGAATAGATAGCAAAAAAAGTGATGACCGGACTTTAGTGGATCAGCTGCTCTCAAAAGATGAAATTGTAACTCTTGGTGTGATTCTTTATTCTGTAGGGTGTGGAGGATTTGTGATCTTGACAATGGTGACTAATGCTCGTTTAGAACATCTAGCACTTGTGTACTTTGGAGGTTTGTCAAGCTCATTTTTATATACTGGTGGTGTTGGTTTTAAATATATTGCTTTAGGAGATGTGTTGATTCTTATTCTCTTTGGTCCTATGACTGTCCTCTTTTCATACATGGTTCAGGCTGGACATGTTCAATGGGGCACAATACTATATGCTGTACCTCTGGCATTAAACACAGAGGCAATTCTTCATTCAAATAACACGAGAGATCTAGAATCTGACCAGCGAGCTGGAATTGTCACATTGGCTATTCTCATTGGCTCAACAGCATCTGAAGTTTTGTATGCTATTTTCCTCTTCACTCCATACACAATTTTTGCTGTTTGGGGTATGAAATATTCACCTTTACTATTTCTACCACTGATTACAATTCCTGAAGCATTCAGATTGGAAAGACACTTCAGAACAGTCAGTAAAGGACCTATACCAAAGTGGACAGCTAAGCTTAATGTTTATCTTGGTTTTCTTTATGTATTAGGATGTGCTCTCTCAGATTCAGCAAAATTACCATATGTTCTGTAA
- the LOC125032040 gene encoding staphylococcal nuclease domain-containing protein 1-like isoform X2 — MGTDISRDIDYTAKVLSGDAVIVRGQPKGGPPPERQINFSNVIAPRQARRATANAPETVDEPYAWESREFLRKKVIGKEVLFTVETKTPTGREYGAIYIGKDIGSAENVTETMVSEGLVMVRRESIRGESRLMDLEDTAKSQGKGRWAGGDAQHVRNIKWTCDNMRSFVDKARGKPIDAVIEHVRDGSTVRCLLLPDFNYITLMISGIRCPMNKLDSEGKPDKTSSEPFADEARYYTESRLLQRDIQVILETFNNNNFVGSIIHPNGNIAEALLREGFARCVDWSIASVTGGPEKLRAAEKLAKEKKLRLWTDYKPSGPKIADKDREFTGKVIEVVNGDALVVKRQDGSTKKIFLASIRPPRLPESEGPRAPGKNFRPLYDIPWLFETREFLRKKLIGQKVQITVDFIQPAQNNYPEKTCCTVKIGDINVAEAMVSKGLATVVRYRQDDDQRASCYDDLLSAEAKAIKTNKGLHNKKETPIHRIADISGDVSKAKSFLPFLQRAGRTEAVVEFVASGSRFRLFIPRETCLITFLLAGISCPRGSRPAPGGGTLPGEAFGEEALNLSKSLIMQREVEIEVDSMDKGGNYIGWLHVDKKNLSVHLVEEGLSSVHVTAESSKFYHALSTAQTAAKQKKLNIWANYVEEEKEEKVEELQHDRVLDYKPVMITEVSRDGTLFAQYCSDGPALEQLMEKLRQEFNKNPPLAGAYTPKRSELCAAQFIDGSWYRAKVEKVAAGKVSVRYIDYGNREETQSVKCAALPMGFHSAPGYAHEFHLALVKFCKDEDFLEDALAAFMTEVMDREVLINREYRVAGAEYVTIQRSDTKADVAKTLISQGLLMLDERKDKRLQSVVTEYRTAQEEAKRKHLNIWQYGDITDDDAHEFGMER; from the exons atgggtaccgacatctccagagACATAGACTACActgccaag GTGCTGTCTGGTGATGCTGTCATTGTCCGTGGGCAGCCCAAAGGAGGACCACCTCCTGAGAGGCAAATCAACTTCTCAAATGTCATTGCTCCACGTCAGGCAAGAAGAGCAACAGCCAA TGCTCCAGAGACAGTGGATGAGCCTTATGCCTGGGAAAGTAGAGAGTTCTTGCGGAAAAAGGTAATCGGGAAAGAAGTTCTCTTTACTGTTGAAACTAAAACTCCAACTGGTCGAGAATATGGAGCAATCTACATTGGCAAGG ACATTGGCTCGGCAGAGAACGTCACTGAGACCATGGTGTCAGAAGGCTTGGTGATGGTCAGGAGGGAGAGTATCCGAGGAGAGTCCCGCCTGATGGACTTGGAAGACACGGCAAAGAGCCAAGGAAAG GGTAGGTGGGCAGGTGGTGATGCTCAGCATGTCCGGAATATCAAGTGGACTTGTGACAACATGCGTTCCTTTGTGGACAAGGCAAGAGGAAAGCCAATTGATGCTGTGATTGAGCATGTCCGTGATGGATCTACTGTGCGGTGCTTGCTTCTTCCTGACTTCAATTACATCACGCTCATGATCTCTGGAATCAGA TGCCCAATGAACAAATTGGATTCTGAAGGTAAACCAGACAAGACCAGCAGCGAACCATTTGCTGATGAAGCTCGCTATTACACTGAATCCAGACTTTTGCAGCGTGACATCCAAGTTATTTTAGAGACCTTCAACAACAATAACTTCGTTGGATCCATCATTCACCCT AATGGAAATATTGCAGAAGCTCTCTTGCGAGAAGGATTTGCCCGATGTGTTGACTGGTCCATAGCCTCAGTCACTGGAGGCCCTGAGAAGCTCCGTGCTGCAGAGAAGCTGGCGAAGGAAAAGAAACTTCGTCTATGGACTGACTACAAGCCTTCTGGTCCTAAG ATTGCTGACAAAGACAGGGAATTCACTGGCAAGGTCATAGAAGTCGTAAATGGTGATGCATTGGTGGTTAAGCGTCAGGATGGCTCCACCAAGAAAATCTTCCTTGCAAGCATAAGACCACCCAG GCTACCAGAGTCTGAGGGTCCTCGTGCTCCTGGCAAGAACTTCCGTCCTCTTTATGACATTCCATGGCTGTTTGAGACCCGAGAATTCTTGCGTAAGAAGCTTATTGGCCAGAAGGTACAAATCACTGTTGATTTTATCCAGCCAGCTCAGAATAACTACCCTGAGAAGACTTGCTGCACAGTCAAGATTGGAGATAT cAATGTGGCAGAAGCAATGGTAAGCAAGGGCCTTGCTACAGTGGTCAGGTATAGACAAGATGATGACCAGCGTGCAAGCTGCTATGACGACTTGCTGTCAGCTGAAGCcaaggctatcaaaaccaacaAGGGACTACATAACAAGAAGGAAACCCCAATCCACAGAATTGCAGACATATCAGGT GACGTGAGCAAGGCAAAGAGTTTCCTGCCCTTCCTTCAGCGTGCTGGCCGCACTGAAGCTGTGGTGGAATTTGTTGCATCAGGATCTCGTTTCCGACTTTTCATCCCACGAGAAACCTGTCTGATTACATTCCTTCTGGCCGGAATCAGCTGTCCTAGAGGTTCACGACCTGCCCCTGGAGGAGGCACCCTTCCTGGTGAAGCTTTTGGGGAAGAAGCACTCAACCTCAGCAAGAGCCTAATTATGCAACGGGAAGTTGAGATTGAG GTGGATTCCATGGACAAAGGAGGAAACTACATTGGTTGGCTGCATGTTGACAAGAAGAACCTCTCGGTACACTTAGTGGAAGAGGGCTTGAGCTCTGTCCATGTTACAGCAGAGTCCTCAAAGTTCTACCATGCTCTCAGTACTGCACAGACAGCTGCTAAGCAAAAGAAATTAAACATTTGGGCCAACTAtgttgaagaagagaaagaagaaaag GTTGAAGAACTGCAGCACGACAGAGTTCTCGATTATAAACCTGTAATGATCACTGAGGTATCCCGCGATGGCACACTGTTTGCACAGTATTGCTCTGATGGGCCAGCATTGGAACAGCTGATGGAGAAGCTCCGACAAGAGTTCAACAAGAACCCTCCCTTGGCTGGTGCATACACCCCTAAGCGAA GTGAGTTGTGTGCAGCCCAGTTCATTGATGGATCTTGGTATCGTGCTAAGGTAGAGAAGGTGGCTGCCGGCAAAGTCAGTGTTAGATATATTGACTATGGCAACAGAGAAGAAACCCAGTCTGTCAAGTGTGCAGCTCTCCCCATGGGCTTCCACTCTGCCCCAGGCTATGCTCATGAATTCCATCTGGCACTCGTGAAGTTCTGCAAAGAT gAAGATTTTCTTGAAGATGCACTAGCAGCTTTCATGACTGAAGTGATGGATCGCGAGGTATTAATTAATCGCGAGTATCGTGTTGCTGGTGCTGAATATGTTACTATCCAACGATCAGACACAAAAGCAGATGTAGCAAAGACGCTCATTTCCCAAGGTCTGTTGATGCTTGATGAGCGGAAAGACAAACGGCTGCAGTCTGTG GTGACTGAATACCGTACAGCCCAAGAGGAAGCCAAGAGGAAGCACTTGAATATTTGGCAGTATGGTGACATCACTGATGATGATGCCCATGAATTTGGCATGGAACGATAA
- the LOC125032040 gene encoding staphylococcal nuclease domain-containing protein 1-like isoform X1, with amino-acid sequence MAASHPTQVCRGIVKQVLSGDAVIVRGQPKGGPPPERQINFSNVIAPRQARRATANAPETVDEPYAWESREFLRKKVIGKEVLFTVETKTPTGREYGAIYIGKDIGSAENVTETMVSEGLVMVRRESIRGESRLMDLEDTAKSQGKGRWAGGDAQHVRNIKWTCDNMRSFVDKARGKPIDAVIEHVRDGSTVRCLLLPDFNYITLMISGIRCPMNKLDSEGKPDKTSSEPFADEARYYTESRLLQRDIQVILETFNNNNFVGSIIHPNGNIAEALLREGFARCVDWSIASVTGGPEKLRAAEKLAKEKKLRLWTDYKPSGPKIADKDREFTGKVIEVVNGDALVVKRQDGSTKKIFLASIRPPRLPESEGPRAPGKNFRPLYDIPWLFETREFLRKKLIGQKVQITVDFIQPAQNNYPEKTCCTVKIGDINVAEAMVSKGLATVVRYRQDDDQRASCYDDLLSAEAKAIKTNKGLHNKKETPIHRIADISGDVSKAKSFLPFLQRAGRTEAVVEFVASGSRFRLFIPRETCLITFLLAGISCPRGSRPAPGGGTLPGEAFGEEALNLSKSLIMQREVEIEVDSMDKGGNYIGWLHVDKKNLSVHLVEEGLSSVHVTAESSKFYHALSTAQTAAKQKKLNIWANYVEEEKEEKVEELQHDRVLDYKPVMITEVSRDGTLFAQYCSDGPALEQLMEKLRQEFNKNPPLAGAYTPKRSELCAAQFIDGSWYRAKVEKVAAGKVSVRYIDYGNREETQSVKCAALPMGFHSAPGYAHEFHLALVKFCKDEDFLEDALAAFMTEVMDREVLINREYRVAGAEYVTIQRSDTKADVAKTLISQGLLMLDERKDKRLQSVVTEYRTAQEEAKRKHLNIWQYGDITDDDAHEFGMER; translated from the exons ATGGCTGCGTCTCATCCAACACAAGTGTGCCGAGGCATCGTTAAACAG GTGCTGTCTGGTGATGCTGTCATTGTCCGTGGGCAGCCCAAAGGAGGACCACCTCCTGAGAGGCAAATCAACTTCTCAAATGTCATTGCTCCACGTCAGGCAAGAAGAGCAACAGCCAA TGCTCCAGAGACAGTGGATGAGCCTTATGCCTGGGAAAGTAGAGAGTTCTTGCGGAAAAAGGTAATCGGGAAAGAAGTTCTCTTTACTGTTGAAACTAAAACTCCAACTGGTCGAGAATATGGAGCAATCTACATTGGCAAGG ACATTGGCTCGGCAGAGAACGTCACTGAGACCATGGTGTCAGAAGGCTTGGTGATGGTCAGGAGGGAGAGTATCCGAGGAGAGTCCCGCCTGATGGACTTGGAAGACACGGCAAAGAGCCAAGGAAAG GGTAGGTGGGCAGGTGGTGATGCTCAGCATGTCCGGAATATCAAGTGGACTTGTGACAACATGCGTTCCTTTGTGGACAAGGCAAGAGGAAAGCCAATTGATGCTGTGATTGAGCATGTCCGTGATGGATCTACTGTGCGGTGCTTGCTTCTTCCTGACTTCAATTACATCACGCTCATGATCTCTGGAATCAGA TGCCCAATGAACAAATTGGATTCTGAAGGTAAACCAGACAAGACCAGCAGCGAACCATTTGCTGATGAAGCTCGCTATTACACTGAATCCAGACTTTTGCAGCGTGACATCCAAGTTATTTTAGAGACCTTCAACAACAATAACTTCGTTGGATCCATCATTCACCCT AATGGAAATATTGCAGAAGCTCTCTTGCGAGAAGGATTTGCCCGATGTGTTGACTGGTCCATAGCCTCAGTCACTGGAGGCCCTGAGAAGCTCCGTGCTGCAGAGAAGCTGGCGAAGGAAAAGAAACTTCGTCTATGGACTGACTACAAGCCTTCTGGTCCTAAG ATTGCTGACAAAGACAGGGAATTCACTGGCAAGGTCATAGAAGTCGTAAATGGTGATGCATTGGTGGTTAAGCGTCAGGATGGCTCCACCAAGAAAATCTTCCTTGCAAGCATAAGACCACCCAG GCTACCAGAGTCTGAGGGTCCTCGTGCTCCTGGCAAGAACTTCCGTCCTCTTTATGACATTCCATGGCTGTTTGAGACCCGAGAATTCTTGCGTAAGAAGCTTATTGGCCAGAAGGTACAAATCACTGTTGATTTTATCCAGCCAGCTCAGAATAACTACCCTGAGAAGACTTGCTGCACAGTCAAGATTGGAGATAT cAATGTGGCAGAAGCAATGGTAAGCAAGGGCCTTGCTACAGTGGTCAGGTATAGACAAGATGATGACCAGCGTGCAAGCTGCTATGACGACTTGCTGTCAGCTGAAGCcaaggctatcaaaaccaacaAGGGACTACATAACAAGAAGGAAACCCCAATCCACAGAATTGCAGACATATCAGGT GACGTGAGCAAGGCAAAGAGTTTCCTGCCCTTCCTTCAGCGTGCTGGCCGCACTGAAGCTGTGGTGGAATTTGTTGCATCAGGATCTCGTTTCCGACTTTTCATCCCACGAGAAACCTGTCTGATTACATTCCTTCTGGCCGGAATCAGCTGTCCTAGAGGTTCACGACCTGCCCCTGGAGGAGGCACCCTTCCTGGTGAAGCTTTTGGGGAAGAAGCACTCAACCTCAGCAAGAGCCTAATTATGCAACGGGAAGTTGAGATTGAG GTGGATTCCATGGACAAAGGAGGAAACTACATTGGTTGGCTGCATGTTGACAAGAAGAACCTCTCGGTACACTTAGTGGAAGAGGGCTTGAGCTCTGTCCATGTTACAGCAGAGTCCTCAAAGTTCTACCATGCTCTCAGTACTGCACAGACAGCTGCTAAGCAAAAGAAATTAAACATTTGGGCCAACTAtgttgaagaagagaaagaagaaaag GTTGAAGAACTGCAGCACGACAGAGTTCTCGATTATAAACCTGTAATGATCACTGAGGTATCCCGCGATGGCACACTGTTTGCACAGTATTGCTCTGATGGGCCAGCATTGGAACAGCTGATGGAGAAGCTCCGACAAGAGTTCAACAAGAACCCTCCCTTGGCTGGTGCATACACCCCTAAGCGAA GTGAGTTGTGTGCAGCCCAGTTCATTGATGGATCTTGGTATCGTGCTAAGGTAGAGAAGGTGGCTGCCGGCAAAGTCAGTGTTAGATATATTGACTATGGCAACAGAGAAGAAACCCAGTCTGTCAAGTGTGCAGCTCTCCCCATGGGCTTCCACTCTGCCCCAGGCTATGCTCATGAATTCCATCTGGCACTCGTGAAGTTCTGCAAAGAT gAAGATTTTCTTGAAGATGCACTAGCAGCTTTCATGACTGAAGTGATGGATCGCGAGGTATTAATTAATCGCGAGTATCGTGTTGCTGGTGCTGAATATGTTACTATCCAACGATCAGACACAAAAGCAGATGTAGCAAAGACGCTCATTTCCCAAGGTCTGTTGATGCTTGATGAGCGGAAAGACAAACGGCTGCAGTCTGTG GTGACTGAATACCGTACAGCCCAAGAGGAAGCCAAGAGGAAGCACTTGAATATTTGGCAGTATGGTGACATCACTGATGATGATGCCCATGAATTTGGCATGGAACGATAA